A single genomic interval of Metasolibacillus fluoroglycofenilyticus harbors:
- a CDS encoding flavodoxin family protein, translated as MKILLLTGSTRNDGNSEELAHLALKDLPYEAIQLKDLHIKPIEDLRHTPEGFHPVDDDYTKVLEAILRSDMLVLATPIYWYSMSGTMKNVIDRFSHAIRDTRYPNVTAHLKTMKAVVIAVGGDQPRIKGLPLIQQCQYTFDFLGIEFYSYLIGEARKPGTISSDLQAIQQAHYLNQQLKQGI; from the coding sequence ATGAAAATTTTACTATTAACAGGCAGTACAAGAAATGATGGCAATAGTGAAGAATTGGCTCATTTAGCGTTAAAGGATTTACCTTATGAGGCAATTCAGTTAAAAGACCTTCACATCAAGCCAATTGAAGATTTACGTCATACACCTGAAGGCTTTCATCCTGTCGACGATGATTATACAAAGGTGTTGGAGGCAATTTTAAGAAGCGATATGCTTGTTTTAGCAACGCCGATTTATTGGTACAGTATGTCTGGCACAATGAAAAATGTGATTGACCGCTTTAGCCATGCCATCCGCGACACACGCTATCCAAATGTTACAGCGCATTTAAAAACGATGAAGGCTGTAGTTATCGCAGTTGGTGGCGACCAACCACGTATTAAAGGCTTGCCACTTATTCAGCAATGTCAGTACACATTCGACTTCTTAGGCATCGAATTTTATTCTTATCTTATTGGAGAAGCACGTAAGCCTGGCACAATTAGCAGCGACCTGCAAGCAATTCAGCAGGCGCATTATTTGAATCAACAACTGAAGCAAGGCATCTAA
- a CDS encoding polysaccharide deacetylase family protein has protein sequence MRRLLFYSIIVFLFLSGCQSDTKKSAIEVVEPSIDVVQSDGTLSEVIRDSNILQPKMALTFNGLADEETMLHLLEQLDALSIHATFFIEGMRVAQEPDLVKHIVAQGHEVQSGTLSFEDMTTFNYEQTYKDLLLTNQIFEQHLGFTPQFVRSRSGDATENMQSAAAMLDMTAVIESSINPQDRNMQSAEEIVAYIERFINSGAIIHLNTYINPAIIDAIPLLAQSLEQKGYTLTTLTDVINNKYTVKQLEEIDGYDKIQFNLDYENVEPFIYYRKNTAKKEIALTFDDWASEEQTKKILDVLRQYDIKSTFFLIGSGVEKNPHIARLIMDEGHEIASHSYNHLDVTQMTPEELQEDLIKAHRALTYALQEAPLLYFRPAQGVMDERTAKIIAATGMEVTALYDIASFDWNIDYSAQDIYKRIMERVGPGKIIVMHVLDDTQTVEALPLVIEQLQQQGYTFEKLSTWIEQDFDEKVD, from the coding sequence ATGCGAAGGTTATTATTTTACAGCATTATAGTTTTCTTATTTTTATCAGGCTGTCAATCTGATACAAAAAAGAGCGCAATTGAGGTAGTTGAACCCTCAATTGATGTTGTTCAATCAGATGGAACATTAAGCGAAGTCATTCGCGACTCTAACATATTGCAGCCGAAAATGGCGTTGACCTTTAATGGGCTAGCAGATGAAGAAACGATGTTACATTTGTTAGAGCAGCTTGATGCACTATCAATACATGCTACCTTTTTCATTGAAGGGATGCGTGTAGCGCAAGAGCCAGACCTTGTCAAACACATTGTAGCACAAGGGCATGAAGTGCAGAGTGGCACATTATCATTTGAGGATATGACGACGTTTAATTATGAGCAGACGTACAAAGATTTGCTTCTGACTAATCAAATTTTTGAACAGCATTTAGGCTTTACTCCCCAATTTGTGCGCAGTCGCTCTGGGGACGCTACAGAAAATATGCAGTCGGCAGCAGCGATGCTTGATATGACAGCGGTCATTGAATCTTCAATTAACCCTCAAGATCGTAATATGCAAAGTGCTGAAGAAATTGTAGCGTATATCGAACGCTTTATAAACAGTGGGGCAATCATTCATTTAAACACATATATTAATCCTGCTATTATTGATGCCATCCCTTTATTAGCGCAGTCTTTAGAGCAAAAGGGTTATACACTGACAACATTGACGGACGTCATTAATAATAAATATACGGTAAAACAATTAGAGGAAATTGATGGTTATGACAAAATTCAATTTAATTTAGATTATGAAAATGTTGAGCCCTTTATTTATTACCGAAAAAACACAGCAAAAAAAGAGATTGCTTTAACATTTGATGATTGGGCAAGTGAAGAGCAAACAAAGAAAATATTAGATGTTTTACGTCAGTACGATATAAAAAGCACATTTTTCTTAATCGGCAGTGGTGTTGAAAAAAATCCACATATAGCAAGGCTAATTATGGATGAGGGACATGAAATAGCTAGTCATTCCTATAACCATTTGGACGTAACACAAATGACTCCAGAAGAGTTACAGGAAGATTTGATTAAAGCACATCGCGCATTAACGTATGCATTGCAGGAAGCGCCATTACTTTATTTTAGACCAGCACAAGGTGTAATGGATGAAAGAACGGCAAAAATAATTGCCGCTACAGGGATGGAAGTAACCGCACTATACGATATTGCCTCGTTTGATTGGAATATAGATTATTCTGCTCAAGATATTTATAAACGAATTATGGAACGAGTAGGTCCAGGGAAAATTATTGTGATGCATGTTTTAGATGATACGCAGACAGTAGAGGCGCTGCCATTAGTAATTGAGCAATTACAACAGCAAGGCTACACTTTTGAAAAACTCTCTACATGGATTGAACAAGATTTTGATGAGAAAGTAGATTGA
- a CDS encoding nucleotide sugar dehydrogenase has translation MNKEICKEVFTLIEKIKSKKAIIGIVGLGYVGLPLALEVTKNGFSTLCFDKDLTKIHQLQQGSSYITDLQSARIQEAIASQRFIPTSQFELLHQADIIVICVPTPLGEHGNPNITYIIEAVEQIGQHMKENTLIILESTTYPGTTREVVASAIEKHGFTVGKNSFVAYSPERIDPGNRNFNVTNTPKVIGGMTSHCQEMSKLFYEEALQTKVHCVSTPEIAEMEKLLENTFRQVNIALINELSKVCYTMGIDVWEVIDAAATKPYGFMRFAPGPGVGGHCIPVDPKYLLWSGQQHGTTITLIDAADKINESMPKFVVERLASYLQLQNKKLEGARIVVVGAAYKPNINDIRESPALPIIHLLQEQQCEIHIIEPFINTVQGIETEQLTVELIQQADGVLIITNHSSIDYRLIDNHASLIFDTRQTDFSFNNVNYYKL, from the coding sequence TTGAATAAAGAAATATGCAAAGAAGTATTTACTTTAATAGAAAAAATAAAAAGTAAAAAAGCAATAATTGGCATTGTTGGACTTGGATATGTAGGTCTTCCTTTAGCATTAGAAGTGACAAAGAACGGATTTTCTACGCTTTGCTTCGATAAGGATTTAACTAAAATTCATCAGCTACAGCAAGGAAGTAGTTATATTACAGATTTACAATCAGCAAGAATACAGGAGGCGATAGCGAGCCAGCGTTTTATTCCAACTAGTCAATTTGAGCTACTTCATCAAGCGGATATTATTGTCATTTGTGTCCCAACGCCACTAGGTGAGCATGGTAATCCAAACATTACTTATATCATTGAAGCTGTTGAACAAATCGGACAGCATATGAAGGAAAATACACTAATTATTTTAGAAAGCACTACGTATCCTGGAACAACAAGGGAGGTTGTGGCTTCAGCAATAGAGAAGCATGGCTTTACAGTGGGGAAAAACAGCTTTGTAGCTTATTCTCCTGAGCGAATAGACCCGGGCAATAGAAATTTCAATGTAACGAATACGCCAAAAGTGATTGGTGGAATGACATCACATTGTCAAGAGATGAGTAAGTTATTTTATGAGGAGGCTTTGCAAACAAAAGTTCATTGTGTATCTACTCCAGAAATTGCTGAGATGGAAAAGCTTTTAGAAAATACATTTCGGCAAGTAAATATCGCATTAATAAATGAACTAAGTAAAGTGTGTTATACGATGGGCATTGATGTATGGGAAGTGATTGATGCGGCTGCAACGAAGCCGTATGGATTTATGCGATTTGCACCGGGACCAGGAGTTGGGGGACATTGTATTCCTGTCGACCCGAAGTATTTATTATGGTCTGGTCAGCAGCATGGTACTACGATTACATTAATTGATGCTGCAGACAAAATTAATGAATCAATGCCTAAATTTGTTGTTGAACGATTGGCAAGCTATTTGCAGTTGCAGAATAAAAAACTTGAAGGTGCAAGGATTGTAGTCGTTGGTGCTGCTTACAAGCCAAATATAAATGATATAAGAGAGTCGCCAGCATTGCCAATTATTCATTTATTGCAAGAACAGCAATGTGAAATTCATATTATTGAACCTTTTATTAACACCGTACAGGGGATTGAAACAGAGCAACTCACTGTGGAATTAATACAGCAAGCCGATGGTGTACTTATTATAACGAATCATTCTTCCATCGATTATCGATTAATTGATAATCATGCGTCTTTAATTTTCGATACCCGTCAAACAGATTTTTCGTTTAACAATGTAAACTATTATAAATTATAA
- a CDS encoding glycosyltransferase family 2 protein — MKKTKEILMTPRADRRILSNIPDPENVRSLVNRRGAAYQQSEVNITDVNEIFRLQSLSLRYISAFPVKILPTRKQKKISHYFYSEDISVTGILIYSDVPNAFQVDEVTTMRFKIPGGVMPEGYEANVKIQAKMIRAFEKEVDGKTRYYYAYEFLQPLNEYMVKKRWGMSIFVASLVLFVVALIVVLMRAESVIYFQFNKFLYFYSIIAATFLLSRYLFGMLFRNVPINPDYEPGVSIIIPVFNEEQWIHRTILSCINQYYPVDKLEVIVVDDCSTDKTEEKAKEMIELINNEGERFKTKERLTFYKLPQNGGKREALVAGVHMAKHDLVVFVDSDSFLEPNAIRNIVQPFQDPKMGGVAGRTEVENKFTNALTKLQTVRYYIAFRIMKAAESWFDTVTCLSGPLACYRKDLVIKNEEAWLNQKFLGQPATFGDDRSMTNYILKTHRTGYQDNAVCSTIVPSDSKSFLSQQMRWKRSWLRESLRAFTFMWKKEPFMFLFFIVGLIVPIAAPIVVVYNLLWVPITYGIFPTTFLVGLLLMAMLMSLAHLYFRKSKLWAFGFIFVLFYEFILLWQMPVAWVTFWKSTWGTRETPQDVLEREKKQARKEERKKKWKKRTIGENE; from the coding sequence ATGAAAAAAACAAAAGAAATATTAATGACACCAAGAGCTGATAGACGTATTTTGTCAAATATCCCTGATCCAGAAAATGTACGAAGCTTAGTTAATCGTCGAGGAGCTGCTTATCAGCAGTCCGAAGTTAATATAACAGATGTGAATGAAATCTTTCGCTTACAATCATTAAGTTTGCGATATATTTCTGCCTTTCCCGTAAAAATTTTGCCAACACGCAAGCAAAAGAAAATCTCGCATTATTTTTATTCTGAAGATATTTCGGTAACAGGTATTCTTATTTATTCTGATGTACCAAATGCTTTTCAAGTAGATGAAGTAACGACGATGCGCTTTAAAATCCCAGGTGGTGTAATGCCAGAGGGCTATGAAGCGAATGTTAAAATACAAGCAAAAATGATTCGGGCATTTGAAAAAGAAGTAGATGGTAAAACACGCTATTATTATGCATACGAATTTTTACAGCCTTTAAATGAATATATGGTGAAAAAGCGTTGGGGTATGTCAATCTTTGTTGCAAGTTTAGTGCTGTTCGTTGTCGCGCTTATTGTTGTCTTAATGCGTGCAGAGAGCGTTATTTACTTCCAATTCAATAAATTTTTATACTTTTATAGTATTATTGCGGCGACATTTTTATTAAGCCGCTATCTATTCGGCATGCTGTTTCGCAATGTTCCAATTAATCCAGATTATGAGCCTGGTGTATCGATTATTATTCCTGTGTTTAATGAGGAACAATGGATTCACCGTACCATTTTAAGCTGTATTAATCAGTATTACCCTGTCGACAAGCTGGAAGTGATTGTTGTAGATGATTGCTCCACTGATAAAACAGAGGAGAAGGCAAAGGAAATGATTGAGCTTATTAATAACGAGGGAGAACGCTTTAAAACGAAAGAGCGTTTGACATTTTATAAGCTGCCTCAAAACGGTGGAAAGCGGGAAGCGCTTGTTGCAGGGGTGCATATGGCGAAGCATGATTTAGTTGTATTTGTTGATTCTGATAGCTTCCTAGAACCAAATGCGATACGCAATATTGTGCAGCCTTTCCAAGACCCTAAAATGGGTGGAGTAGCTGGGCGTACTGAAGTAGAAAATAAATTTACTAATGCTTTAACAAAGCTCCAAACGGTCAGATATTATATCGCTTTTCGTATTATGAAAGCAGCAGAATCATGGTTTGATACAGTTACTTGTTTATCAGGACCTTTAGCATGCTATCGTAAAGACCTTGTCATAAAAAACGAAGAGGCATGGCTAAATCAAAAGTTTCTTGGTCAGCCAGCTACATTTGGGGACGATCGTAGTATGACAAACTATATTTTAAAAACACATCGCACAGGTTATCAAGATAATGCGGTATGCTCTACGATTGTTCCATCTGATTCGAAGTCCTTTTTATCACAGCAAATGCGTTGGAAACGTTCATGGCTAAGAGAGTCATTACGTGCCTTCACATTTATGTGGAAAAAAGAGCCGTTTATGTTTTTATTTTTTATTGTTGGTTTAATTGTGCCGATTGCCGCACCTATTGTCGTCGTTTACAACTTGCTTTGGGTGCCAATAACATATGGTATTTTCCCAACAACGTTTCTTGTAGGGTTACTTTTGATGGCAATGCTAATGAGTTTGGCACATTTATATTTTAGGAAAAGTAAACTATGGGCATTCGGCTTTATCTTCGTTTTGTTTTACGAGTTTATTTTACTATGGCAAATGCCTGTTGCTTGGGTGACATTTTGGAAATCAACTTGGGGTACTCGTGAAACACCGCAGGACGTGTTAGAGCGAGAGAAGAAGCAGGCAAGAAAAGAAGAACGTAAGAAGAAATGGAAAAAGAGAACTATAGGTGAGAATGAATGA
- a CDS encoding polysaccharide deacetylase family protein, with translation MRKNNTVLNPQSKNRKKVIRSIIQAVIVILLATILIRAIFLINKFEEETIPLINEDGFVALSYFGVSRGESPKYVSKGNLDKQLSLLEKQGYQTISQQDIIDFYEQGKPLPEKALYLSFEDGRTDSSIFAQKILEKLNYKATMYTYANKMDTKDTKFLKPKHLKLMEDSGFWELGSNGYRLTYINVFNDEGQSLGVIDENDVPDKMMIEYYNHYLMDFIRDEYMIPTETRAEMEARIATDYQLMHDIYTETLDEMPKAYAIMHANSLYNNMDSLVENANDQHIKELYKMHFNLEQDAYNESDADIYNLSRLQVSPYWSTNHLMMKIQQASNKNVEFEIGDSKLAEQWTLANGAAEFLNNEIILTSLPATEGTLFLKEAMPESYNFEFDFYGNVVGEQSVYVNYDATTNSYIRVMLKDNEIIIYERQPNKQESEIERHMLAEVKWSGEDYAFNKATVYSYNDTQRGSRIDEEEYPRNLKNRRHLSLQVGRGEFKLTVDQELSANISINDTIQGGQIGFGASYSKKDTTHEQYADDIYDTVIENIKITDVEEQIVFTNQYTKFDRVKYNITTWFNSLVDFFIETF, from the coding sequence ATGAGAAAAAATAATACAGTGCTAAATCCACAAAGTAAAAACCGTAAAAAAGTCATTCGTTCCATCATTCAGGCGGTTATTGTAATCTTACTTGCGACCATTTTAATTCGTGCTATCTTTTTAATCAATAAGTTTGAAGAAGAAACGATACCATTGATAAATGAAGATGGCTTTGTTGCTCTATCATACTTTGGGGTTAGTAGAGGGGAATCACCAAAATATGTATCGAAGGGCAATTTAGACAAACAATTATCATTACTAGAAAAGCAGGGCTATCAAACAATTTCGCAGCAGGATATTATCGATTTTTATGAGCAAGGCAAACCATTACCTGAAAAAGCTTTATATTTATCGTTTGAGGATGGACGAACAGATTCGAGTATTTTCGCTCAAAAAATATTAGAAAAATTGAATTACAAAGCAACGATGTATACGTACGCTAACAAAATGGATACGAAAGATACAAAATTTTTAAAGCCTAAGCACTTGAAGTTAATGGAAGATAGTGGATTTTGGGAGCTTGGGTCAAACGGCTATCGCTTAACGTATATTAATGTTTTTAACGATGAAGGGCAATCGTTAGGCGTTATTGATGAAAACGATGTGCCTGACAAAATGATGATTGAATACTATAATCATTATTTAATGGATTTTATTCGTGACGAATATATGATTCCTACAGAAACAAGAGCGGAAATGGAAGCCCGTATTGCAACAGATTATCAGTTAATGCATGATATTTATACAGAAACCTTAGATGAAATGCCAAAAGCATATGCGATTATGCATGCAAATTCACTTTACAATAATATGGATTCGCTCGTGGAAAATGCGAATGATCAGCATATTAAAGAGCTGTACAAAATGCATTTTAATCTGGAGCAGGATGCTTATAACGAGTCAGATGCAGACATTTATAATTTGAGTAGGCTTCAAGTTTCACCGTATTGGTCAACAAACCATCTAATGATGAAAATTCAGCAAGCTAGTAATAAAAATGTTGAATTTGAAATAGGTGATTCGAAGCTTGCAGAACAATGGACACTCGCAAATGGTGCAGCAGAGTTTTTAAATAATGAGATTATTTTGACATCCTTGCCAGCAACAGAGGGCACATTATTTTTAAAGGAAGCAATGCCAGAATCCTATAATTTTGAATTTGATTTTTATGGCAATGTTGTTGGAGAGCAGTCTGTTTATGTTAATTATGATGCTACGACGAACAGCTATATTCGCGTAATGCTAAAGGATAATGAAATCATTATCTATGAAAGGCAGCCGAATAAACAAGAAAGTGAAATAGAGCGACATATGCTTGCAGAAGTAAAATGGAGTGGAGAGGATTATGCCTTCAATAAGGCGACAGTGTATTCTTATAATGATACGCAGCGAGGCTCACGCATTGATGAAGAGGAATATCCACGCAATTTAAAAAATCGCCGCCATTTATCACTGCAAGTAGGGCGAGGCGAGTTTAAACTAACGGTAGATCAGGAGCTATCAGCAAATATCTCGATTAATGATACAATCCAAGGCGGGCAAATTGGTTTCGGTGCATCGTATTCTAAAAAAGATACGACGCATGAGCAATATGCGGATGATATTTATGATACAGTGATAGAGAACATCAAAATAACAGATGTCGAAGAACAAATTGTATTTACAAACCAATATACAAAATTTGACCGAGTAAAGTATAATATAACTACATGGTTTAATAGTCTAGTAGATTTCTTCATTGAAACCTTCTAA
- a CDS encoding TetR/AcrR family transcriptional regulator, whose product MSKKQLILETAAQLFAAKGIDATSVQQITDACGISKGAFYLSFKSKDELIIAIIDYFVKDVASRIDQSVNEGQNPEQKLYNYYYYTFSIVQEHIILASVFFKEHTQFMSEELIQKMAHYDRMMNKLIENILLELYPQSAQHVYDLAIIVRGFISGYAEHMFQKASDYPYDLQALAKTLVEKTTIIAMHTKTPFITKEMVALHTTADPLVTLENILQEAGILRSYLDDELLQDSVTIITEQLQSPHPRVAILQGMLANLQADPVCNWFCYLVRKYIKKIV is encoded by the coding sequence ATGTCAAAAAAGCAACTTATTTTAGAAACGGCCGCACAACTCTTTGCTGCTAAAGGGATTGACGCTACTTCCGTTCAACAAATAACAGATGCTTGTGGCATATCAAAAGGAGCCTTCTATTTATCATTCAAGTCAAAAGATGAGCTTATTATCGCAATTATTGACTATTTTGTGAAAGATGTCGCATCGCGAATTGACCAATCAGTCAATGAAGGCCAAAACCCTGAACAAAAGCTTTATAATTACTATTATTATACATTTTCAATCGTCCAGGAGCATATCATATTAGCCTCTGTTTTTTTCAAAGAGCATACGCAGTTTATGAGTGAAGAGCTGATACAAAAAATGGCGCATTACGATCGGATGATGAACAAGCTAATTGAAAACATTTTGCTAGAGCTTTATCCCCAATCAGCACAGCATGTTTATGATTTAGCTATCATTGTTCGCGGCTTTATCTCTGGCTATGCGGAGCATATGTTTCAAAAGGCTAGCGATTATCCTTATGACTTACAAGCGCTTGCCAAAACACTTGTAGAGAAAACAACTATTATTGCAATGCATACAAAAACGCCTTTTATTACAAAGGAAATGGTTGCCCTGCATACAACAGCAGACCCGCTAGTTACATTAGAGAACATTTTGCAGGAAGCAGGGATTTTACGCTCTTATTTAGATGATGAATTGCTGCAAGACTCAGTAACAATTATTACTGAGCAGTTACAATCCCCTCATCCACGTGTAGCCATTTTACAAGGAATGCTTGCTAATTTACAGGCAGACCCCGTATGCAATTGGTTTTGTTATCTCGTTAGAAAATATATAAAAAAGATTGTCTGA
- a CDS encoding glycosyl hydrolase family 18 protein, with protein sequence MKNIFTFFAIAIVVLAGCSSSEAKKSHQEEANKPKLSIWLPEWQLKSTVENIENSAEGLQSLRVFGAYFNAQDQPFLTETAEKIHKHMYDNFRDSHSILLTFINDYVVEGKPSVQKDSTLLHRLVKDEQARKKHIDDIIALTEKFPVDGVEIDYEKIAKEDTANYILFLQELYEVLQKRGLSMHVVLVPSFPFENPLPDGPSYTVMAYNVHGYHSGPGAKATFAFLDQLLVKMGKSNQHFSIAFATGGFTWPKNGKIIALTGDEAEKLIASTKSATKRDKDSHAVYFQYSDKGMDYEAWYADAETLQKWITYVQEKDAKYEHFVLWRAGGLSAGAVEWIATHENKE encoded by the coding sequence ATGAAAAATATATTCACTTTTTTTGCTATAGCAATTGTTGTACTAGCTGGATGTAGTAGTAGTGAGGCGAAGAAGAGTCACCAAGAGGAAGCAAATAAACCTAAATTATCAATTTGGCTCCCAGAATGGCAATTAAAATCAACTGTAGAAAATATTGAAAATTCCGCTGAAGGTTTACAAAGTTTACGTGTTTTTGGTGCTTATTTTAATGCGCAAGACCAGCCATTTTTAACGGAAACAGCAGAAAAAATTCACAAGCATATGTATGATAATTTTCGAGATAGCCACTCAATACTTTTAACATTTATTAATGATTATGTTGTAGAGGGTAAACCTTCCGTCCAAAAAGATAGCACGCTGCTGCATCGCCTTGTAAAGGATGAACAGGCGAGAAAAAAGCATATTGACGATATAATTGCTCTGACCGAAAAGTTTCCTGTCGATGGCGTAGAAATTGATTATGAGAAAATAGCTAAAGAAGATACAGCCAATTATATTTTATTTTTGCAGGAGCTTTATGAGGTATTGCAAAAAAGAGGTTTATCAATGCATGTCGTCTTAGTGCCAAGCTTCCCATTTGAAAATCCTTTGCCAGATGGGCCGAGCTATACAGTAATGGCATATAATGTGCATGGTTATCATAGTGGTCCAGGTGCAAAAGCAACATTTGCATTTTTAGATCAGCTGCTTGTAAAAATGGGAAAATCGAACCAGCATTTTAGTATTGCCTTTGCAACAGGTGGTTTCACATGGCCGAAAAATGGTAAAATAATCGCTTTAACAGGGGATGAAGCAGAAAAATTAATTGCTTCAACAAAATCGGCAACAAAGCGTGATAAAGATAGCCATGCTGTATATTTCCAATACAGTGATAAAGGAATGGATTATGAGGCATGGTATGCAGATGCGGAAACTTTACAAAAATGGATTACCTATGTACAAGAAAAAGACGCAAAATACGAGCATTTTGTATTATGGCGTGCAGGTGGCTTAAGTGCGGGTGCTGTTGAATGGATTGCAACACATGAAAACAAGGAATAA
- a CDS encoding MDR family MFS transporter, translated as MKPLYYFHPLVWIILSGTIFTRIASFMTMPFLAIYLHNVHHASPILIGFTIGVAPLFATFGGFLGGYLTDRFGRKIVIIITIFVWGSVFFGFALTTFAPIFVLLNAINGLCRSFFEPATQALMIDFTENEKKRRLFSVRYTAINIAAVIGPLIGVMISTLASPVIPFVVTGVMYSVYGLFLLSILNKYEMRQKRLENGKNIKVILHVVFSDYKLLLFLAGGTLIGLGYAQFDSTLPQFIQLTLEDGVKLYSLLISLNAVVVLILQLPISILMEKISILTSLIIGIIFFAFGLMMFGIANAAWLFIVALVIFTIGEIFTFPMMNAVIEEIAPETQKATYLGASQLKNIGGFIGPVLGGWLLTHFQGQLFFIIALLVLVSIPFYKRAFHLPNS; from the coding sequence ATGAAACCGTTATATTATTTTCATCCACTGGTGTGGATTATTTTAAGTGGCACTATTTTCACGCGAATTGCTAGCTTTATGACAATGCCATTTTTAGCGATTTATTTACATAATGTGCATCATGCATCGCCGATATTAATTGGTTTTACAATAGGTGTCGCGCCACTCTTTGCGACATTTGGTGGTTTTTTAGGCGGTTACTTAACGGATCGCTTTGGTCGTAAAATTGTTATTATTATAACAATTTTTGTTTGGGGAAGCGTGTTCTTTGGCTTTGCATTAACGACTTTTGCACCAATATTTGTTCTTTTAAATGCCATAAATGGGCTATGTCGCTCCTTTTTTGAGCCTGCAACACAGGCATTAATGATTGATTTCACAGAAAATGAGAAGAAGAGACGGTTATTTTCGGTACGCTATACAGCCATTAATATTGCGGCGGTTATTGGACCGTTAATTGGGGTAATGATTTCGACTTTAGCAAGCCCGGTTATTCCATTTGTTGTGACGGGTGTTATGTACAGTGTCTATGGCTTGTTTTTACTTAGCATACTAAATAAATACGAGATGCGCCAAAAGCGATTGGAGAACGGGAAAAATATTAAGGTCATTTTACATGTTGTTTTCTCTGACTATAAACTATTGTTATTTTTAGCTGGTGGTACATTGATAGGTTTGGGCTATGCCCAGTTTGATTCAACATTACCACAATTTATCCAGCTTACATTAGAGGATGGTGTGAAACTTTATTCATTACTCATTTCATTGAATGCAGTTGTTGTTTTAATTTTACAATTACCAATCAGTATATTGATGGAGAAAATTTCAATTTTAACATCGCTTATTATTGGTATCATTTTCTTTGCATTCGGCTTAATGATGTTTGGAATAGCGAATGCGGCTTGGTTATTTATTGTAGCGTTAGTTATTTTTACGATTGGTGAAATCTTCACTTTTCCTATGATGAATGCTGTTATCGAAGAAATTGCACCTGAAACCCAGAAGGCTACTTATTTAGGAGCATCGCAATTAAAAAACATCGGAGGCTTTATAGGGCCTGTGTTAGGGGGCTGGTTATTAACTCATTTTCAAGGTCAGCTATTTTTCATCATCGCATTACTTGTGTTAGTAAGCATCCCATTTTATAAACGTGCATTTCATTTACCAAATAGCTGA